From the Sphingomonas phyllosphaerae 5.2 genome, one window contains:
- the recN gene encoding DNA repair protein RecN — protein MLTALAIRDVVLIEALELEFGPGLGVLTGETGAGKSILLDALGLALGRRGESSLVRSGATQAVVTATFDTPPTVATLLTENGLEIDRGEPLIIRRIVKADGGSRGFINDQPASAALLREIGTMLVEIHGQHDDRGLLAAAGHRALLDTFARGGVRDVATAYAAWRDARAALTTARDAIAAARADRDWLDHAVTELETLAAEPGEEETLAERRRSMQRAEKTAVDLDAVVEHLDGSAGALSHLRQAARVLERIADDHSTLGEALAAVDRALIEGSVAEEKLREASLALIHDPRQLEDDEARLFELRAMARKHRVQPDALADLAAELRERLTRLDAGEQGLVDLEAAVARTRGAYDAAAEQLTAIRSAAATRLDAAVAAELAPLKLDAARFRTVVAPLLEGDWSAAGRDRVEFEIATNPGAPFGPLAKIASGGELSRFILALKVALAEEGGAATMIFDEIDRGVGGAVASAIGERLGRLAGSTQLLVVTHSPQVAARGATHLMIAKASDGTVTRTSVRPLDPAGRREEIARMLSGATVTDEARAQAERLLETA, from the coding sequence ATGCTGACCGCGCTTGCCATCCGAGACGTCGTGCTGATCGAGGCGCTGGAGCTGGAATTCGGCCCTGGCCTCGGCGTGCTGACCGGTGAGACCGGTGCAGGTAAGTCGATCCTGCTCGACGCGCTCGGGCTTGCGCTGGGGCGACGTGGTGAAAGTTCGCTGGTACGCAGCGGCGCGACGCAGGCGGTGGTCACTGCCACCTTCGACACCCCGCCGACGGTCGCCACGCTGCTGACCGAGAACGGACTGGAGATCGACCGGGGCGAGCCGCTCATCATCCGACGCATCGTCAAGGCCGACGGCGGCAGTCGTGGCTTCATCAACGACCAGCCCGCCTCCGCCGCGCTGTTGCGGGAGATCGGCACAATGCTGGTCGAAATCCATGGCCAGCACGACGATCGCGGGCTGCTTGCCGCAGCGGGGCACCGCGCGCTGCTCGACACGTTCGCCCGCGGCGGGGTGCGCGACGTCGCCACCGCCTATGCCGCATGGCGCGACGCGCGCGCGGCGTTGACCACGGCGCGCGATGCGATCGCCGCGGCGCGCGCCGATCGCGACTGGCTGGATCATGCCGTCACCGAGCTTGAGACGCTCGCTGCCGAGCCCGGCGAGGAAGAGACGTTGGCCGAGCGGCGACGTTCGATGCAGCGTGCCGAAAAGACCGCAGTCGATCTCGACGCGGTGGTGGAGCATCTCGACGGCAGCGCGGGGGCGCTCAGCCACCTGCGGCAGGCCGCGCGCGTGCTGGAGCGGATTGCGGACGATCATTCCACGCTCGGCGAGGCGCTGGCCGCGGTCGATCGCGCGCTGATCGAGGGCAGCGTGGCCGAGGAGAAGTTGCGCGAGGCGTCGCTGGCGTTGATCCACGATCCGCGCCAGCTGGAGGACGACGAGGCGCGATTGTTCGAGTTGCGCGCGATGGCGCGCAAGCACCGTGTTCAGCCCGACGCACTTGCCGATCTCGCGGCCGAGCTGCGCGAGCGGCTGACGCGGCTCGACGCTGGCGAACAGGGGCTGGTCGATCTGGAAGCGGCCGTAGCTCGCACACGCGGCGCCTATGATGCGGCGGCCGAGCAACTGACCGCGATCCGCAGCGCCGCTGCGACCCGGCTCGATGCCGCGGTCGCCGCGGAGCTGGCGCCGCTCAAGCTCGACGCCGCCCGCTTCCGCACCGTCGTCGCCCCCCTGCTCGAAGGCGACTGGTCGGCCGCCGGCCGCGACCGGGTCGAATTCGAGATCGCCACCAATCCGGGCGCGCCGTTCGGGCCACTCGCGAAGATCGCATCCGGCGGCGAATTGTCGCGCTTCATCCTCGCGCTGAAGGTGGCGCTTGCGGAGGAAGGCGGCGCGGCGACGATGATCTTCGACGAGATCGATCGCGGTGTCGGTGGCGCCGTCGCCAGCGCGATCGGCGAACGATTGGGGCGACTTGCCGGATCGACGCAATTGCTGGTCGTGACGCACAGCCCGCAGGTGGCGGCACGCGGCGCGACGCATCTGATGATCGCCAAGGCGAGTGACGGCACCGTGACTCGCACCAGCGTCCGCCCGCTGGACCCGGCCGGCCGCCGCGAGGAGATCGCGCGGATGCTATCGGGCGCGACCGTCACGGATGAGGCGCGCGCGCAAGCCGAGCGGCTGCTGGAAACGGCATAG
- a CDS encoding DUF1826 domain-containing protein, translating into MYLTDIPPGPSSADCVAIDSTSDVLDSVTAPHFALALWRRPAPAIVSAFDLDTVDDLSLVLHALDEGTPAGPALLAAGYPPDTARTLADDLTLLAAIHRRLTGAAAITVRLDVIDTDACRRFHADYVSLRMLCTYRGIGTQWCRTATPETVHTLPTGTVGVFKGRLAMEEPLILHRSPPRCATGAQRLLLVLDPG; encoded by the coding sequence ATGTATCTAACGGACATTCCACCAGGCCCCTCTTCCGCGGACTGCGTCGCGATCGACAGCACGTCCGACGTGCTCGACAGCGTCACCGCGCCGCATTTCGCGCTCGCGCTTTGGCGGCGTCCTGCGCCCGCGATCGTCTCGGCCTTCGATCTGGATACGGTGGACGACCTGTCGCTCGTGCTCCATGCGCTCGACGAAGGTACGCCCGCTGGCCCCGCTCTGCTCGCCGCAGGCTACCCACCCGACACAGCAAGGACGCTCGCGGACGACCTTACGCTACTTGCCGCCATCCATCGACGATTGACCGGCGCAGCCGCCATCACGGTACGTCTTGACGTCATCGACACCGATGCATGTCGCCGCTTTCACGCCGATTACGTCAGCTTGCGGATGCTGTGCACGTATCGCGGCATCGGAACGCAATGGTGCCGCACCGCCACGCCGGAGACCGTGCACACGCTCCCCACCGGTACGGTCGGCGTCTTCAAGGGGCGGCTGGCGATGGAGGAACCGCTGATCCTGCATCGCTCACCGCCGCGATGCGCCACCGGCGCACAACGGCTCTTGCTGGTCCTCGATCCGGGCTGA
- a CDS encoding L,D-transpeptidase family protein: protein MIRSVLRSLLLTATLAVVPAAAQVPVTPPVPALPPVPLVDPQLPLPTLTSAQQRELAKLIAQDEVAQGLSRTPRTDLESLDGPSLARVALDHARAVHGGRLMPSDFQKDWGIRPVAYDPLPGFTDAAARDKLTTWVRSLPPPYQGYDTLVEGLARYRRIAAAGGWPMLTTAPSFGSSGAAVAKLRERLAIEDPDLSGTGDRFDADLLEAVRRAQRRYGLNPAGQVGAQTLAALNVPVEQRVQQIMANLERWRWLPPTLDRRRVQVNIAAAVLTAFDGDKPIMSMRAVTGRPGNETPMLVSQINSIVINPPWNVPTSIATKELFPKERANPGYLKRNGFRVIATPDGGKRLQQASEQSALGRFKFDFPNDFAVYLHDTPARAGFSKFDRLASHGCVRLEKPEDLAKLLMATTPEWQPEQIDAALAAGKTVRAKMAEPVSVYLLYWSAFAGANGQVGFREDPYGWDGKLAATVERRSAAQALAAK from the coding sequence ATGATCCGTTCCGTTCTCCGCAGCCTATTGTTGACCGCCACGCTGGCGGTCGTTCCCGCCGCCGCGCAGGTGCCGGTCACCCCGCCCGTTCCCGCGCTGCCGCCGGTGCCGTTGGTCGATCCGCAACTGCCGCTGCCGACGCTGACCAGTGCGCAGCAGCGCGAACTCGCGAAGCTGATCGCGCAGGACGAGGTGGCGCAGGGGCTGAGCCGCACGCCGCGCACCGACCTGGAGTCGCTCGACGGGCCGTCGCTGGCGCGCGTCGCGCTCGACCATGCGCGCGCGGTGCATGGCGGGCGATTGATGCCGTCGGATTTCCAGAAGGATTGGGGTATCCGCCCGGTCGCCTATGATCCGCTGCCCGGCTTTACCGATGCGGCGGCGCGCGACAAGCTGACGACGTGGGTGCGCTCGCTGCCACCGCCCTATCAGGGCTACGACACGTTGGTCGAAGGGCTGGCGCGCTATCGCAGGATCGCGGCGGCGGGCGGGTGGCCCATGCTGACGACCGCGCCATCGTTCGGGAGCAGCGGCGCGGCGGTGGCGAAGTTGCGCGAGCGGTTGGCGATCGAGGATCCGGACCTGTCCGGCACCGGCGATCGCTTCGACGCCGATTTGCTCGAGGCGGTGCGGCGCGCGCAGCGGCGCTACGGGCTCAACCCCGCGGGGCAGGTCGGCGCGCAGACGCTGGCGGCGCTGAACGTGCCGGTCGAACAGCGCGTGCAGCAGATCATGGCCAACCTGGAGCGTTGGCGCTGGCTGCCCCCCACGCTGGACCGGCGACGCGTGCAGGTGAACATCGCCGCGGCGGTGCTGACGGCGTTCGACGGCGACAAGCCGATCATGTCGATGCGCGCGGTGACCGGCCGGCCCGGCAACGAGACGCCGATGCTGGTCTCGCAGATCAACAGCATCGTCATCAACCCGCCGTGGAACGTGCCGACGTCGATCGCGACCAAGGAGCTGTTTCCCAAAGAGCGCGCCAACCCCGGCTATCTGAAGCGCAACGGCTTTCGCGTGATCGCGACGCCGGACGGCGGCAAGCGGTTGCAGCAAGCGTCGGAACAGAGCGCGCTGGGAAGGTTCAAGTTCGATTTCCCCAACGATTTCGCGGTGTACCTGCACGACACGCCGGCGCGGGCAGGATTTTCGAAGTTCGATCGGCTGGCCAGCCATGGGTGCGTACGGCTTGAAAAGCCGGAGGATCTAGCAAAGCTTCTGATGGCGACGACACCCGAGTGGCAGCCGGAACAGATCGACGCTGCATTGGCGGCTGGCAAGACGGTGCGCGCGAAGATGGCCGAGCCGGTCAGCGTGTACCTGCTCTACTGGTCGGCGTTCGCGGGCGCGAACGGGCAGGTCGGTTTTCGTGAAGATCCCTATGGCTGGGACGGCAAGCTGGCTGCTACGGTCGAACGGCGTTCCGCGGCACAGGCGCTGGCGGCGAAATGA
- a CDS encoding TonB-dependent receptor has translation MSRAAFFLSAAMIALVAAPATAQDLRGSAADAKGKDGKEAASPNTADIVVTATRRSERLSNVPIAVSAFGQAALQNSGATDIRQMTQIAPSLLVSSTGSEANASARIRGVGTVGDNPGLESSVAVFIDGIYRSRTGSGLNDLGEVERIEVLRGPQGTLSGRNSSAGAISIYTKLPEFNFGGMGEVTYGNYDMVRAQAALTGPIIKDLLAFRIDGVASKRDGFLKDTVNNTDYNNRNRYFVRGQLLFTITPDLAVRLIGDYTHRDEKCCGAVYVDTNEKIDPTPGVPGDYAINPAGNRITSILRSLGGILPSEGNPYNRVIAQTAGRAYSNVTTDGGVSMRVRWNLGATQLTSLTAYREYKSGGAADVDYSNVDIAYRPDDGESYRQFKVFSHESRLSGSIFDNHLDWLVGGYYAHEKLAVVDNLRFGSQYGAFAACRMVATINPLAALRNPANLGCLSAAGRGALGAAVGANIIGGLDRLSTLNNLGSLRDVYDQTSENFAFFTHNIYKITDRLNVTVGLRYTNEHKTLEAGFNNNNSVCPAQQAALRPLLGGSNATLRSLAAGIVTLSCTGNSTSALTGVALNDQIRESQLTGTGVLSWKPLESTLLYASYARGYKAGGYNLDRSDLTPNVFATPVAGNVTNLRFDPETVNAYELGLKFSSRQFTANVAAFRSEFTNFQLNTFNGTNYIVQNIGGCDTALNGADRDPSSDTGACAGKVGKGLVTQGVEIEVGMYPTPDVTVNIGYTLADAKYARNLVGSKAGEPLNSALFLLPGAQMSNAPRNTVTSSVSWTPAIGSSGLSALFYVDGRMTSDYNTGSDLFVEKRQDGFFLMNARVGLRGDEQRWAIELWAQNLLDTDYQQVAFSAPFQGANSQSQVQAFGAPGVPTANTLFTSFIAEPRTYGLTLRSRF, from the coding sequence ATGTCGAGGGCGGCTTTCTTTTTGTCGGCGGCGATGATCGCGCTGGTTGCCGCGCCGGCCACCGCGCAGGACCTGCGCGGGTCCGCCGCAGACGCCAAGGGCAAGGATGGCAAGGAAGCGGCTTCCCCCAACACCGCCGACATCGTGGTCACCGCGACGCGTCGTTCCGAACGGCTGTCGAACGTGCCGATCGCGGTGTCCGCCTTCGGGCAGGCCGCGCTCCAGAATTCGGGCGCGACCGACATCCGTCAGATGACGCAGATCGCGCCGTCGCTGCTCGTCTCCTCGACCGGCAGCGAGGCGAACGCCTCGGCGCGCATTCGCGGCGTCGGTACGGTTGGCGACAACCCCGGCCTGGAAAGCTCGGTCGCCGTCTTCATCGATGGCATCTACCGCAGCCGCACCGGCTCGGGACTCAATGATCTGGGCGAGGTCGAGCGGATCGAAGTGCTGCGTGGGCCGCAGGGCACGCTGTCCGGGCGAAATTCCTCGGCAGGCGCGATCAGCATCTACACCAAGCTGCCCGAATTCAACTTCGGCGGCATGGGCGAGGTGACGTACGGCAATTACGATATGGTGCGCGCACAGGCGGCGCTGACCGGCCCGATCATCAAGGATCTGCTGGCATTCCGGATCGACGGCGTGGCCTCGAAGCGCGACGGCTTCCTCAAAGATACCGTCAACAATACCGATTACAACAATCGCAACCGTTATTTCGTACGGGGCCAGTTGCTCTTCACCATCACCCCGGATCTCGCGGTTCGCCTGATCGGTGACTATACGCATCGCGACGAGAAGTGCTGCGGCGCGGTCTATGTCGACACGAACGAGAAGATCGATCCGACACCGGGGGTACCCGGTGACTATGCGATCAACCCGGCCGGCAATCGGATCACGTCGATCCTGCGCAGCCTGGGCGGCATTCTTCCCAGTGAGGGCAATCCGTACAACCGCGTCATCGCGCAGACGGCGGGCCGCGCCTATTCGAACGTCACCACCGACGGCGGCGTCTCGATGCGCGTGCGCTGGAACCTCGGCGCCACCCAGCTGACCTCGCTGACCGCGTATCGCGAGTACAAATCGGGCGGCGCGGCCGATGTCGATTACTCGAACGTCGACATTGCCTATCGGCCCGACGATGGCGAAAGCTATCGTCAGTTCAAGGTGTTCAGTCACGAAAGCCGCTTGTCGGGCTCGATCTTCGACAATCACCTCGACTGGCTGGTCGGCGGCTATTACGCGCACGAAAAGCTTGCGGTCGTCGACAATCTCCGCTTCGGTAGCCAATATGGCGCATTCGCCGCCTGCCGCATGGTCGCGACGATCAACCCACTGGCCGCGTTGCGCAATCCTGCCAATCTCGGCTGCCTCAGCGCCGCAGGACGTGGTGCGCTGGGCGCCGCCGTCGGCGCGAACATCATCGGCGGCCTCGATCGCCTGAGCACGCTCAACAACCTCGGCAGCCTGCGCGACGTCTACGACCAGACCAGCGAGAACTTCGCCTTCTTCACCCACAACATCTACAAGATCACCGATCGCCTGAACGTGACAGTCGGTCTGCGCTACACCAACGAACATAAGACGCTGGAAGCAGGCTTCAACAACAACAATAGCGTCTGCCCGGCGCAGCAGGCAGCGCTGCGTCCGCTGCTCGGCGGCAGCAACGCGACGCTGCGGTCGTTGGCAGCCGGTATCGTCACGCTGTCGTGCACCGGCAATTCGACTTCGGCGTTGACGGGCGTCGCGCTGAATGACCAGATTCGCGAGAGCCAGCTGACCGGCACCGGCGTCCTCTCGTGGAAGCCGCTTGAGAGCACGCTGCTCTACGCTTCCTACGCGCGCGGCTACAAGGCGGGCGGCTACAACCTCGACCGTTCGGACCTTACCCCGAACGTCTTCGCGACACCGGTTGCGGGCAACGTCACCAACCTGCGCTTCGATCCGGAGACGGTGAACGCTTACGAACTCGGGCTGAAGTTCAGCTCGCGCCAGTTCACCGCCAATGTTGCGGCATTTCGTTCGGAGTTCACCAACTTCCAGCTGAACACCTTCAACGGAACCAACTATATCGTCCAGAATATCGGCGGCTGCGACACGGCGCTGAACGGGGCCGATCGCGATCCGTCGTCGGACACCGGCGCCTGCGCCGGCAAGGTCGGCAAGGGCTTGGTCACGCAGGGTGTCGAGATCGAAGTCGGCATGTATCCCACGCCGGACGTGACCGTGAACATCGGCTACACGCTGGCCGACGCGAAATATGCGCGCAATCTGGTCGGCAGCAAGGCGGGCGAGCCGTTGAACAGCGCGTTGTTCCTGCTGCCCGGCGCGCAAATGTCCAACGCACCGCGCAACACTGTTACCAGTTCGGTGAGCTGGACGCCGGCGATCGGCAGCAGCGGGTTAAGTGCGCTGTTCTACGTCGACGGCCGCATGACCAGCGACTACAACACCGGCTCCGATCTGTTCGTCGAGAAGCGGCAGGACGGCTTCTTCCTGATGAACGCACGTGTCGGCCTGCGCGGGGACGAACAACGTTGGGCGATCGAGCTTTGGGCGCAGAACCTGCTCGACACCGATTACCAGCAGGTCGCGTTCAGTGCGCCATTCCAGGGCGCGAATTCGCAGTCGCAGGTGCAGGCGTTCGGTGCGCCGGGCGTCCCGACCGCCAACACGCTGTTCACCTCGTTCATCGCCGAGCCGCGCACCTATGGCCTGACCCTGCGCTCACGGTTCTGA
- a CDS encoding glutathione S-transferase family protein → MTIVVHHLENSRSQRVLWLLEELGLPYEVKRYERDKATMLAPPELRRVHPLGKSPVIEDMAAPGTSGPRVVAETGAIVEYLVDRADGKLGAPARRDDALAYRFWLHYAEGSLMPPLLVKLIVSRIPLLGKRVAARIQPMIDRHLDYVEASLTDHPWFAGDAFTAADIMMSFPLEAARHRAGLAKGHPNTIGWLERIHARPAYQRALAKGGPYAYA, encoded by the coding sequence ATGACGATCGTCGTCCACCATCTCGAGAATTCGCGGTCGCAGCGGGTTCTGTGGCTGCTTGAGGAGCTCGGGCTGCCTTACGAGGTGAAGCGCTACGAACGCGACAAGGCGACGATGCTGGCACCGCCGGAGCTGCGCCGCGTCCATCCGCTCGGCAAGTCGCCCGTGATCGAGGACATGGCTGCGCCAGGCACAAGCGGACCGCGGGTGGTCGCGGAAACGGGCGCGATCGTCGAATATCTGGTCGATCGCGCCGACGGCAAGCTGGGCGCGCCGGCCCGCCGCGACGATGCGCTCGCCTACCGCTTCTGGCTGCATTACGCCGAGGGTTCGCTGATGCCGCCGCTGCTGGTCAAGCTGATCGTGTCGCGCATCCCGCTGCTCGGCAAGCGTGTCGCGGCGCGGATCCAGCCGATGATCGACCGACATCTCGATTACGTCGAGGCGTCGCTTACCGACCATCCGTGGTTTGCGGGCGATGCGTTCACGGCCGCAGACATCATGATGAGCTTTCCGCTGGAGGCGGCGCGGCATCGTGCCGGGCTGGCGAAGGGGCATCCCAACACGATCGGCTGGCTGGAGCGCATTCACGCCCGCCCGGCGTACCAGCGCGCGCTCGCAAAGGGGGGACCTTACGCCTACGCGTAG
- a CDS encoding class I SAM-dependent methyltransferase, whose translation MTDAAAWRGRVGGTWAEEHARTERALAGVGAVLDAAIAVQAPEQGSAVDLGCGAGSTALALAAARPRLKVSGIDLSEPLLTVARARDVDNRVRFVAGDVLDVVPGMAPLDLLVSRHGVMFFADPHAGFSTLRRSAVAGATLIFSCFRARGENDWAAALDATLGIVRPANGGYEPGPFAFADRGFVTDLLTRAGWSAVDMQPHDVDYVVGAGAGADPIAEALAFYRRIGPAASVLAEAETGERAKLEARLGDLFATRIRNGAVTFTAAIWVVTAYAPKEVP comes from the coding sequence ATGACCGATGCCGCGGCATGGCGCGGGCGTGTGGGTGGAACATGGGCGGAGGAGCATGCCCGCACCGAACGCGCACTCGCCGGGGTGGGAGCGGTGCTCGACGCGGCGATTGCTGTGCAGGCGCCCGAGCAAGGGAGCGCGGTGGATCTCGGCTGCGGGGCCGGGAGCACCGCGCTGGCGCTCGCGGCGGCTCGGCCGCGGTTGAAGGTCAGCGGGATCGACCTGTCGGAGCCCCTGCTTACCGTGGCGCGCGCGCGCGATGTCGATAACCGCGTCCGCTTCGTCGCCGGCGATGTGCTCGACGTGGTGCCCGGGATGGCGCCGCTGGACCTATTGGTATCGCGTCATGGCGTCATGTTCTTCGCCGATCCGCATGCGGGCTTTTCCACGTTGCGTCGCAGCGCCGTGGCCGGCGCAACGTTGATCTTTTCCTGTTTTCGCGCGCGCGGAGAGAACGACTGGGCGGCGGCGCTCGACGCCACGCTGGGCATCGTGCGGCCGGCGAACGGCGGGTATGAGCCTGGCCCGTTCGCCTTCGCGGATCGCGGGTTCGTCACCGATCTCCTGACGAGGGCCGGCTGGAGCGCGGTCGACATGCAGCCGCACGATGTCGATTACGTCGTCGGGGCGGGGGCGGGGGCGGACCCGATCGCCGAGGCGCTCGCCTTCTACCGTCGCATCGGTCCGGCTGCGTCCGTGCTGGCCGAGGCCGAAACGGGCGAGCGTGCGAAGCTGGAAGCACGGCTCGGCGATCTGTTCGCGACACGGATACGGAACGGTGCCGTCACGTTCACCGCTGCGATATGGGTCGTAACCGCCTACGCGCCGAAGGAAGTGCCATGA
- the recA gene encoding recombinase RecA, translating into MAAKLQVIDTGMATATTDRQKALDAALAQIDRAFGKGSAMKLGAKQSMEVETISTGSLGLDIALGVGGLPRGRVIEVYGPESSGKTTLALHVIAEAQKGGGTAAFVDAEHALDPVYAKKLGVNIDELIVSQPDTGEQALEIVDTLVRSNAIDVLVVDSVAALVPRAEIEGEMGDSHVGLQARLMSQSLRKLTGSISRSRCMVIFINQLRMKIGVMYGNPETTTGGNALKFYASVRLDIRRTGAIKDRDEVTGNATRVKVVKNKVAPPFKQVEFDIMYGEGISKVGEILDIGVKAGLVEKSGAWFSYDSVRIGQGRENSKNFLRENPEMMDRLEKAIRGRTEQVADGMMAGPSEEDDI; encoded by the coding sequence ATGGCCGCCAAACTTCAGGTGATCGATACCGGCATGGCAACCGCGACTACAGACCGTCAGAAGGCGCTCGACGCCGCACTGGCACAGATCGACCGTGCCTTCGGCAAGGGTTCGGCGATGAAGCTGGGCGCGAAGCAATCGATGGAGGTGGAGACGATCTCCACCGGCTCGCTCGGGCTCGACATCGCGCTGGGCGTCGGCGGGTTGCCGCGCGGGCGCGTGATCGAGGTCTATGGCCCGGAAAGCTCGGGTAAGACGACGCTGGCGCTGCACGTCATCGCCGAGGCGCAGAAAGGCGGCGGCACCGCGGCGTTCGTCGATGCCGAGCACGCGCTGGATCCGGTTTACGCCAAGAAGCTGGGCGTCAACATCGACGAATTGATCGTGTCGCAGCCCGATACGGGCGAGCAGGCGCTGGAGATCGTCGACACGCTGGTGCGCTCGAACGCGATCGACGTGCTGGTGGTCGATTCGGTCGCCGCACTCGTGCCGCGGGCCGAGATCGAGGGCGAGATGGGCGACAGCCACGTCGGCTTGCAGGCGCGATTGATGTCGCAGAGCCTGCGCAAGCTGACCGGTTCGATCAGCCGCTCGCGCTGTATGGTGATCTTCATCAACCAGCTGCGCATGAAGATCGGCGTGATGTACGGCAATCCGGAGACGACGACCGGCGGCAATGCGCTGAAGTTCTACGCGTCGGTTCGCCTCGACATTCGCCGCACGGGTGCGATCAAGGATCGTGACGAGGTGACCGGCAATGCGACCCGCGTGAAGGTGGTCAAGAACAAGGTCGCGCCGCCGTTCAAGCAGGTCGAGTTCGACATCATGTACGGTGAGGGCATCTCGAAGGTCGGTGAAATCCTCGATATCGGCGTCAAGGCCGGGCTGGTCGAGAAGTCAGGTGCCTGGTTCTCCTACGATTCCGTGCGGATCGGGCAGGGACGTGAGAATTCCAAGAACTTCCTGCGCGAGAACCCCGAGATGATGGATCGGCTGGAAAAGGCGATCCGTGGGCGTACCGAGCAGGTCGCCGATGGAATGATGGCCGGGCCGAGCGAAGAAGACGACATCTGA
- a CDS encoding 4-(cytidine 5'-diphospho)-2-C-methyl-D-erythritol kinase, whose amino-acid sequence MPTEIAPAKLNLALHVRARRNDGYHELETLFVFARDGDRVAVDAAERPSFTVTGPFAAAVGPACDNLVMRAEHAFRQAFAPDACHAITLDKHLPVASGIGGGSADAAATLRALARLHNVPVETPRLMTIAADLGADVPACLLGRATFGRGRGDALTRIDGLGDMPALLVNPNVAVSTAAVFARWDGVDRGALSETGTTLARAMAGRNDLQPPAEAVAPVIRDVLARLAGCDGVVLARMSGSGATCFALFEDVAGRDSAASLIASAAPGWWCCSTTIG is encoded by the coding sequence ATGCCGACCGAGATCGCGCCCGCCAAGCTCAACCTCGCGCTGCACGTCCGCGCGCGTCGCAACGACGGATATCACGAGTTGGAGACGCTGTTCGTCTTCGCGCGCGACGGCGATCGCGTGGCGGTGGACGCAGCCGAGCGGCCGTCGTTCACGGTGACCGGGCCGTTCGCTGCCGCGGTCGGGCCGGCGTGCGACAACCTCGTCATGCGTGCCGAACACGCCTTTCGCCAGGCGTTCGCACCCGATGCCTGCCACGCGATCACGCTCGACAAGCATCTGCCGGTCGCCTCCGGGATCGGCGGCGGATCGGCGGATGCAGCCGCGACGCTGCGCGCGTTGGCGCGGCTCCACAACGTGCCGGTGGAAACGCCGCGGCTGATGACGATCGCCGCCGACCTTGGCGCGGACGTACCCGCGTGCCTGCTCGGCCGGGCCACGTTCGGGCGCGGACGCGGCGATGCGCTCACGCGGATCGACGGGCTGGGAGACATGCCGGCGTTGCTGGTCAATCCAAACGTCGCGGTGTCGACGGCGGCGGTGTTCGCGCGCTGGGATGGCGTCGATCGCGGCGCGCTGTCCGAAACGGGTACGACGCTGGCGCGCGCAATGGCGGGGCGCAACGACCTCCAGCCGCCGGCCGAAGCGGTCGCGCCCGTGATCCGGGACGTGTTGGCACGACTGGCCGGGTGCGACGGCGTGGTGCTCGCGCGGATGTCGGGATCGGGCGCGACGTGCTTCGCGCTGTTCGAAGACGTCGCTGGACGCGACTCAGCGGCTTCGCTGATCGCTTCGGCGGCGCCGGGCTGGTGGTGTTGTTCGACCACGATTGGCTGA